One window of the bacterium genome contains the following:
- a CDS encoding NTP transferase domain-containing protein, with the protein MQALILAAGRGVRMGSLTEDTPKPMLKVLGKNLIEHKLEILPASIQEVVIVVGYKDHVIRDYFGEKWRHLPIKYVYQKELLGTGHGVHMAKDAIAGNFMVLMGDDMYHREFLDNLSKEKWAISARRIEKPKLGAKIVTDRKGTLTDIQEAQNLVPGEWENIGAYVLGKEFFDAPLVPKAVDSAEYGLPQTLLHLVSKYPIKIVEAENWTQITSPEDLQIAATVF; encoded by the coding sequence ATGCAAGCACTGATACTTGCCGCCGGCAGGGGAGTAAGGATGGGAAGTTTAACCGAAGATACTCCGAAGCCGATGCTTAAGGTTTTAGGCAAAAACTTGATAGAACATAAATTGGAAATTCTGCCCGCCTCTATACAAGAGGTGGTTATTGTTGTCGGATACAAAGACCATGTGATACGAGATTATTTTGGCGAAAAGTGGCGACACCTGCCGATTAAATACGTTTACCAAAAGGAACTTCTTGGTACGGGACACGGCGTTCATATGGCCAAGGACGCAATAGCTGGAAATTTCATGGTTTTGATGGGCGATGATATGTATCATCGCGAATTTTTGGATAACTTATCCAAAGAGAAATGGGCTATAAGCGCAAGACGTATTGAAAAACCAAAACTCGGAGCAAAAATAGTAACTGACCGAAAAGGCACTCTTACCGATATTCAAGAGGCGCAAAATCTCGTGCCCGGAGAGTGGGAAAATATCGGGGCTTATGTGCTTGGAAAGGAATTTTTTGATGCGCCACTTGTGCCGAAAGCGGTGGACTCTGCCGAATACGGACTGCCTCAGACGCTTCTACATCTGGTTTCCAAGTACCCGATAAAAATAGTTGAAGCCGAAAACTGGACACAGATCACATCGCCGGAAGATCTTCAAATCGCGGCCACCGTGTTTTAA
- the cysS gene encoding cysteine--tRNA ligase yields the protein MIKLYNTLTRKKEEFHPIDRTGKTVGLYSCGPTVYDCAHIGNLRAYVFVDTLRRALEYSGYKVNHVMNITDIGHLASDGDEGEDKMTKGLKREGMEVTISNMAKLADKYTDLFFADLKDLNILTPKELPRASAHIKEMQTLIHKLDEKGFVYKTSDGLYYDISKFPNYGKLGNIEISKLKSGARVESNPEKRHQADFALWKFNDIGWEFEEFGRGTPGWHIECSAMSEKYLGQPFDIHTGGVDHIGTHHNGEIAQSEAVFEKPLANVWVHNEHLVMAEGKMAKSSGKFITLKDVKARGIHPLSLRYWFLTAHYRSPLTFSWEALEAAQTAYFKLLWKVDELTSSDKKEKIDSPFGINIENAMYDDLNTPRALSFIWTELRNPLSFSSFEKAVIQFDKILGLDLEAQAKEFAKEQKNIPAEIWDLSAKREEARQDKNFKKADEIRDEIENAGYTVMDTDSGPLIRKVA from the coding sequence ATGATTAAACTTTACAACACTCTCACTCGAAAAAAAGAGGAATTTCATCCGATTGACAGAACCGGCAAAACAGTCGGCCTTTATTCGTGCGGGCCGACTGTTTATGACTGCGCCCACATAGGAAACTTGCGCGCCTACGTTTTCGTAGACACTTTGAGGCGCGCTTTGGAGTACAGCGGTTATAAAGTCAATCATGTGATGAACATTACCGACATCGGCCATCTTGCGAGTGACGGAGACGAAGGCGAAGATAAAATGACAAAAGGCCTCAAACGCGAAGGCATGGAAGTTACCATTTCAAACATGGCCAAACTTGCCGACAAATACACTGACCTTTTTTTCGCGGATTTAAAAGACCTCAATATACTCACACCCAAAGAGCTGCCGCGAGCAAGCGCCCATATAAAAGAAATGCAAACTCTTATCCACAAATTGGATGAAAAAGGTTTTGTGTACAAAACATCAGACGGACTTTATTATGACATTTCAAAATTTCCAAACTATGGCAAGCTGGGAAACATAGAAATATCCAAGTTAAAAAGTGGCGCGAGAGTGGAGTCAAATCCGGAAAAAAGGCATCAAGCCGATTTTGCATTGTGGAAATTCAATGACATCGGCTGGGAATTTGAAGAATTCGGCAGGGGTACTCCGGGTTGGCACATTGAATGTTCGGCCATGAGCGAGAAATATTTGGGGCAACCGTTTGATATACACACGGGCGGAGTAGACCATATCGGCACTCACCACAACGGAGAAATTGCCCAGTCCGAGGCGGTCTTTGAAAAACCGCTCGCAAATGTATGGGTGCACAATGAGCATCTTGTCATGGCTGAAGGGAAAATGGCTAAATCCAGCGGTAAATTTATAACTCTTAAAGACGTTAAGGCCCGAGGCATTCATCCCCTTTCGCTTCGTTACTGGTTTCTCACTGCCCATTATCGCTCGCCTCTCACATTTTCGTGGGAGGCGCTTGAAGCTGCTCAAACCGCCTATTTCAAGTTGCTTTGGAAAGTGGACGAGCTCACGTCTTCAGACAAAAAAGAAAAAATTGACAGCCCGTTCGGAATAAATATTGAAAATGCGATGTATGACGACCTTAATACGCCAAGAGCTCTTTCTTTTATCTGGACCGAACTGCGAAATCCTTTGTCTTTTAGCTCTTTTGAGAAAGCGGTAATTCAGTTCGACAAAATCCTCGGTTTGGACCTTGAAGCGCAGGCGAAAGAGTTTGCAAAAGAGCAAAAAAATATTCCCGCGGAAATATGGGATTTGTCGGCAAAAAGAGAAGAGGCCCGCCAAGACAAAAATTTCAAGAAAGCGGATGAAATCCGCGACGAAATAGAAAATGCCGGCTACACCGTAATGGACACCGACTCCGGCCCATTAATTCGCAAAGTTGCTTAA
- a CDS encoding magnesium transporter CorA family protein produces MLTTHTHNRLTWIDLESPSDEEVRWIVEEYGIHPIVGQEFLTPTLKPRVDLYSDYIYLILHFPTLHSKRGNIGITKEVDFVIGKDFIITVRYDEIEALHKFSKIFEVNSILDRPNAGEHAGFIFFYMIGEAYQSLLNELEGIKDSLQVIQEKIFDGQEKDMVRALSDVSRELLSFTQATSNHKEVLNSFEIAGRRFFGEEFTYYLSKILGEYYRIEAAIETNRSFLGELRQTNNSLLSTKQNEIMKVLTIMAFITFPLSLIAGVFGMNTDNLPIVGHPQDFWIVVGLMAILTVIFFWFFKHKKWL; encoded by the coding sequence ATGCTTACAACTCACACTCATAACCGTCTCACATGGATTGATCTTGAATCGCCATCGGACGAAGAAGTACGCTGGATTGTTGAAGAGTACGGAATACACCCGATAGTCGGTCAAGAATTTCTCACCCCCACTCTTAAACCCCGAGTGGACTTGTATTCCGATTATATTTACCTGATTTTGCACTTCCCCACCCTCCATAGCAAAAGAGGTAACATAGGCATAACCAAAGAAGTTGATTTCGTTATCGGCAAGGACTTTATAATCACGGTCCGATACGACGAAATAGAAGCCCTGCATAAGTTTTCAAAAATCTTTGAGGTCAACTCTATTTTAGACAGACCGAACGCTGGAGAACACGCTGGATTTATTTTTTTCTACATGATTGGCGAGGCCTACCAGTCCCTTTTGAATGAACTGGAGGGAATAAAGGACTCCCTGCAGGTCATTCAGGAGAAAATATTTGACGGCCAAGAAAAAGATATGGTCAGGGCGCTCTCTGACGTCAGCCGAGAGCTTTTGAGCTTTACCCAAGCCACCAGCAACCACAAAGAGGTCTTGAATTCTTTTGAAATAGCCGGACGCAGATTTTTCGGAGAGGAGTTCACTTACTATCTGAGCAAAATTTTAGGTGAGTACTACCGTATAGAGGCGGCCATTGAAACAAACCGATCTTTTTTGGGAGAGCTACGACAGACCAATAATTCTCTTCTTTCCACAAAACAGAACGAGATAATGAAAGTCCTTACCATAATGGCTTTTATAACTTTCCCTCTTTCCCTTATAGCCGGAGTTTTCGGTATGAATACGGATAATCTTCCGATAGTCGGCCATCCGCAGGATTTTTGGATTGTCGTGGGACTAATGGCGATTTTAACGGTGATTTTCTTTTGGTTTTTTAAACACAAAAAGTGGCTATAG
- a CDS encoding S41 family peptidase gives MQKERSKNIGTVVGVVILIAVSFGVGVNVGNNQVSSVATSNILNVDNGKPDEVDFSPFWKAWNILNEKYVTTATSTSDQQKIWGAIEGLAASLGDPYTSFFPPVEKKQFDEEISGNFEGVGMEVDLRDGVLTVVAPLKGTPAYRAGIEPEDQIIKIDDKPTLGLSVEDAVKAIRGPKGSTVTLTIFRLKNGEEPIKVEIVRDVIDIPSLETETKDGVFIIRLYNFSAPSQNDFREALREFVEAQTPYLVLDLRGNPGGYLGSSIDMASWFLPQGKVIVTEDFGQNSEPRVYRSLGRNAFNKNLRMVILVNGGTASASEILAGALSEHKMAVLVGTQTFGKGSVQELVPVTEDTALKVTIARWLTPNGLSLSEGGITPDVVVEMTREDIEAGLDPQLDKALELVKNM, from the coding sequence ATGCAAAAAGAAAGAAGTAAAAATATCGGCACCGTAGTGGGCGTGGTTATTCTTATCGCCGTTTCTTTCGGTGTGGGAGTGAATGTAGGAAACAATCAGGTTAGTTCCGTGGCTACTTCTAATATTTTGAATGTGGACAACGGCAAGCCGGATGAGGTTGACTTCTCGCCTTTTTGGAAAGCGTGGAATATTTTGAACGAAAAATACGTTACTACCGCCACAAGCACTTCGGACCAGCAAAAGATATGGGGAGCCATAGAAGGTTTGGCCGCTTCTTTGGGCGACCCTTACACCTCCTTTTTTCCTCCTGTTGAGAAAAAGCAATTTGATGAGGAGATAAGCGGTAACTTTGAAGGGGTCGGCATGGAGGTTGATTTGCGCGATGGAGTTCTCACGGTGGTCGCGCCTCTTAAGGGTACGCCCGCTTACAGGGCGGGAATAGAACCGGAAGACCAGATAATCAAAATTGACGACAAGCCGACTCTCGGACTTTCTGTGGAAGACGCGGTAAAAGCTATCCGCGGGCCCAAGGGCAGTACAGTAACGCTGACTATTTTCCGGCTAAAAAACGGCGAAGAACCGATAAAAGTGGAAATTGTCCGAGATGTCATAGACATTCCGTCATTGGAAACCGAAACAAAGGACGGCGTCTTTATAATCCGGCTTTACAACTTCTCCGCTCCTTCGCAGAACGATTTCAGAGAAGCTCTTCGTGAGTTTGTGGAGGCGCAAACTCCGTATCTTGTTTTGGACTTGCGTGGCAATCCCGGCGGGTACTTGGGTTCGTCCATTGACATGGCTTCTTGGTTTTTGCCTCAAGGTAAAGTCATAGTAACGGAGGATTTCGGCCAAAACAGCGAACCGCGAGTTTACAGAAGTTTGGGACGAAACGCTTTTAACAAAAATTTAAGAATGGTGATTCTCGTAAACGGAGGTACCGCCTCGGCTTCGGAAATTCTTGCCGGAGCTCTGTCGGAACACAAAATGGCTGTGCTTGTCGGCACTCAAACTTTTGGAAAAGGTTCCGTACAGGAGCTTGTTCCCGTGACGGAGGATACGGCGCTCAAAGTAACGATAGCCCGATGGCTCACGCCTAACGGACTGTCTCTTTCGGAGGGGGGGATTACTCCGGACGTGGTTGTTGAAATGACAAGAGAGGACATTGAAGCGGGCTTGGATCCGCAGTTGGACAAGGCGTTAGAGTTGGTAAAAAATATGTAG
- the rplI gene encoding 50S ribosomal protein L9 — MKVVLLKDVPKIGRKYEVKNVADGYALNMLIPKGLAETATEKAVLRAEAEAKKLVAERKLQTTLLEKNLESIKDKILSVSAKANEQGHLFASIHKEEIAKRIEEETRIAVLPEFIFFDKPIKEIGEHKVTVKVGEREAKIKVTVSAKE, encoded by the coding sequence ATGAAAGTGGTTTTGCTTAAAGACGTGCCAAAAATAGGCCGAAAATACGAGGTCAAAAATGTAGCGGATGGCTACGCTTTAAACATGCTGATTCCGAAAGGTTTGGCCGAGACGGCAACGGAGAAAGCCGTTTTACGAGCTGAAGCGGAAGCCAAAAAACTGGTGGCGGAAAGAAAACTTCAGACAACTCTTTTGGAGAAAAATCTGGAAAGCATTAAAGACAAAATCCTGTCGGTTTCGGCAAAGGCGAACGAGCAAGGACACCTTTTCGCTTCAATACATAAAGAAGAAATAGCCAAGAGAATTGAAGAAGAGACGCGGATTGCCGTTTTGCCGGAATTTATATTTTTTGATAAGCCCATTAAAGAAATCGGAGAACACAAAGTTACCGTCAAAGTGGGAGAAAGAGAAGCGAAGATAAAAGTCACAGTTTCAGCCAAAGAATGA